A DNA window from Daucus carota subsp. sativus chromosome 3, DH1 v3.0, whole genome shotgun sequence contains the following coding sequences:
- the LOC108214298 gene encoding oxygen-evolving enhancer protein 1, chloroplastic, translated as MAASLQAAATFMQHSRVGGIQTRPTLQLRSSPSLCKAFGVESTGARVTCSLQSDLKSLAHKCADAAKVAAFALATSALVVSGAGAEGVPKRLTYDEIQSKTYMEVKGTGTANQCPTIEGGSESFTFKAGKYNAKKFCLEPTSFTVKAESVGKNGPPEFQKTKLMTRLTYTLDEIEGPFEVASDGSVKFEEKDGIDYAAVTVQLPGGERVPFLFTIKQLVASGKPDSFSGDFLVPSYRGSSFLDPKGRGGSTGYDNAVALPAGGRGDEEELAKENTKNTASSTGKITFSVTNSKPETGEVIGVFESIQPSDTDLGAKVPKDVKIQGVWYAQLD; from the exons ATGGCAGCCTCACTCCAAGCAGCTGCAACTTTCATGCAACACAGCAGGGTGGGAGGTATCCAAACCCGACCTACCCTACAACTGAGGTCTTCTCCTAGCCTTTGCAAGGCTTTCGGCGTAGAATCCACCGGAGCTAGGGTGACATGCTCCCTGCAATCTGATCTTAAGAGCTTGGCTCACAAGTGTGCTGACGCAGCCAAAGTTGCCGCCTTTGCCCTTGCCACTTCTGCGCTTGTAGTTTCT GGTGCGGGTGCTGAAGGTGTTCCAAAGAGGCTAACTTATGATGAAATTCAAAGCAAGACATATATGGAAGTGAAGGGAACTGGAACTGCTAACCAGTGCCCAACCATTGAAGGTGGATCTGAAAGCTTCACTTTCAAGGCTGGCAAATACAATGCCAAGAAGTTCTGTCTAGAACCTACATCATTTACTGTGAAAGCTGAGAGTGTAGGAAAGAACGGCCCACCTGAATTCCAGAAGACCAAACTTATGACCCGCTTGACCTATACACTAGATGAAATTGAGGGACCCTTTGAGGTTGCATCAGATGGAAGCGTTAAGTTTGAGGAGAAAGATGGAATTGATTATGCTGCTGTTACAGTTCAGCTTCCTGGCGGAGAGCGTGTGCCCTTCCTCTTCACAATTAAGCAGCTAGTAGCATCTGGAAAACCAGATAGCTTTTCGGGAGATTTTCTTGTGCCATCTTACAGGGGTTCATCCTTTCTTGACCCAAAAGGCCGAGGTGGTTCCACTGGTTACGATAACGCAGTTGCATTACCTGCTGGAGGAAGAGGAGATGAAGAGGAGCTTGCTAAGGAGAATACAAAGAATACAGCATCTTCAACTGGGAAGATTACCTTTAGTGTTACCAACAGCAAGCCAGAGACTGGGGAGGTGATTGGAGTGTTTGAGAGCATTCAACCATCTGATACTGATTTGGGAGCTAAGGTTCCCAAGGATGTGAAAATCCAAGGTGTATGGTATGCTCAACTTGATTAG
- the LOC108214297 gene encoding pentatricopeptide repeat-containing protein At1g20230 isoform X2 yields the protein MFGKCRYIDGAKDVFSSLQVRDVISWTSLCSCYFNCGMLREGFRVFREMGSDGVRANSVSVSSVLPVCSRLKDLNAGREVHGYVMKNGMEENVFVSSALVDMYASCLCIDKARLVFENMSRRDIVSWNVILTAYFGNGEFDKAFTTFSRMRNEGIRLNYASWNAIIGGCVQNGRTEQALEIAIQMQKSGLKPNHITITSVLPACTHLESLRSGKEIHGFMFRHWFLDDITATTALVYMYAKCGELQRSCRVFQMMPVKDTIAWNTIIMANSMHGNGEEALLLFHKMVKLGIQTNSVTFTAVLCGCSHSRLVDEGISTFYSMKIDHDIEPDSEHYSCMVDVLSRGGRLEEAYRFIQEMPIEPSAAAWGALLGACRIYKNVDLGQIAAKRLFEIEPDNPGNFVLLSNIFVAAKLWREAAEVRKSMRDKGVKKVPGCSWVQVKNKVHNFVVGDISNYDSAEIYRFLDDMGQKMKLAGYLPDTEFVLQDLDQEEKEDSLCNHCERLAVAYAILNLNGESSVRVFKNLRICGDCHNAIKFIAKIVGVQIVVRDSLRFHHFKDGTCSCKDFW from the coding sequence ATGTTTGGGAAATGTAGGTACATTGATGGTGCTAAGGATGTTTTTAGCTCTTTGCAGGTTAGAGATGTGATTTCTTGGACTTCGTTGTGTTCTTGTTATTTTAATTGTGGAATGTTGAGGGAAGGTTTCCGGGTATTTCGGGAGATGGGTTCGGATGGTGTGAGAGCTAATAGTGTTTCGGTGTCTTCTGTCCTTCCTGTTTGTTCGAGGTTGAAGGATCTGAATGCTGGAAGAGAGGTTCATGGATATGTGATgaagaatggaatggaggagAATGTTTTTGTGAGTAGTGCGCTTGTGGACATGTATGCTAGTTGTTTATGTATTGATAAAGCGCGATTGGTGTTTGAGAATATGAGTCGGAGGGATATTGTATCATGGAATGTGATCTTAACAGCTTACTTTGGAAATGGAGAATTTGATAAGGCCTTTACTACGTTTAGTCGAATGAGAAACGAAGGAATCAGACTGAATTATGCTTCCTGGAATGCTATAATTGGTGGATGCGTCCAAAATGGGAGAACAGAGCAAGCACTTGAGATAGCTATTCAAATGCAAAAATCAGGATTGAAGCCGAATCATATTACAATTACTAGCGTGCTACCTGCTTGTACTCATTTAGAAAGCTTAAGGAGTGGAAAGGAGATCCATGGGTTTATGTTTAGGCACTGGTTCCTTGATGACATAACAGCAACAACTGCTCTAGTATATATGTATGCGAAGTGTGGTGAATTGCAACGTTCATGTAGAGTTTTCCAAATGATGCCAGTAAAGGATACGATTGCCTGGAACACAATTATAATGGCCAATTCGATGCATGGAAATGGGGAGGAAGCCTTGTTGTTGTTCCATAAAATGGTGAAGTTAGGTATACAAACTAATTCTGTTACTTTTACTGCTGTTCTTTGTGGATGCAGCCACTCACGGCTTGTAGATGAGGGAATCTCGACTTTCTATTCAATGAAAATTGATCACGACATCGAACCTGATTCTGAACACTATTCCTGCATGGTTGATGTTCTAAGTCGAGGTGGTCGGCTTGAAGAGGCATATCGTTTCATCCAAGAAATGCCAATAGAACCAAGTGCTGCTGCTTGGGGAGCCTTGCTTGGTGCATGCCGAATATATAAGAATGTAGATCTGGGACAAATTGCAGCGAAAAGACTTTTTGAGATCGAACCTGACAACcctggaaattttgtgttatTATCGAATATCTTTGTTGCTGCAAAGCTTTGGAGAGAGGCCGCTGAGGTCAGGAAATCTATGAGAGACAAAGGTGTCAAGAAAGTGCCAGGTTGTAGTTGGGTTCAGGTGAAAAACAAAGTGCATAACTTTGTTGTTGGTGATATCAGCAACTACGACAGTGCTGAAATCTATAGGTTTTTAGATGATATGGGTCAAAAGATGAAGTTAGCGGGGTATCTGCCTGACACTGAATTTGTTCTACAGGATCTAGATCAAGAGGAAAAGGAGGATAGTTTGTGCAATCACTGTGAGAGACTTGCTGTTGCTTATGCAATACTCAATTTGAACGGGGAGTCGTCAGTTAGGGTATTTAAGAACTTGCGAATATGTGGCGATTGCCATAATGCTATTAAATTTATTGCAAAGATTGTCGGTGTACAAATTGTTGTGAGAGATTCTTTAAGGTTTCATCATTTTAAAGATGGAACTTGTTCCTGCAAAGACTTTTGGTAA
- the LOC108214297 gene encoding pentatricopeptide repeat-containing protein At1g20230 isoform X1 produces MNSMSVLSKLPTNLPPHLSLKFIKIYLNSGDLLRARQLFDKILQPDIHSCTVLINAYTKQGHAKEALNLYSELRARDIQPDKLALLSVVKACASLSEVTKAKEIGNDVKRFGFHGDLFLGNALIDMFGKCRYIDGAKDVFSSLQVRDVISWTSLCSCYFNCGMLREGFRVFREMGSDGVRANSVSVSSVLPVCSRLKDLNAGREVHGYVMKNGMEENVFVSSALVDMYASCLCIDKARLVFENMSRRDIVSWNVILTAYFGNGEFDKAFTTFSRMRNEGIRLNYASWNAIIGGCVQNGRTEQALEIAIQMQKSGLKPNHITITSVLPACTHLESLRSGKEIHGFMFRHWFLDDITATTALVYMYAKCGELQRSCRVFQMMPVKDTIAWNTIIMANSMHGNGEEALLLFHKMVKLGIQTNSVTFTAVLCGCSHSRLVDEGISTFYSMKIDHDIEPDSEHYSCMVDVLSRGGRLEEAYRFIQEMPIEPSAAAWGALLGACRIYKNVDLGQIAAKRLFEIEPDNPGNFVLLSNIFVAAKLWREAAEVRKSMRDKGVKKVPGCSWVQVKNKVHNFVVGDISNYDSAEIYRFLDDMGQKMKLAGYLPDTEFVLQDLDQEEKEDSLCNHCERLAVAYAILNLNGESSVRVFKNLRICGDCHNAIKFIAKIVGVQIVVRDSLRFHHFKDGTCSCKDFW; encoded by the coding sequence atgaATTCGATGAGCGTGCTTTCAAAGTTGCCAACCAATCTTCCACCCCATTTAAGTCTCaaattcatcaaaatatatttaaactcaGGTGACTTACTACGTGCCCGCCAGCTGTTTGATAAAATTCTCCAACCAGATATACATTCATGTACTGTCCTGATTAATGCTTATACAAAACAGGGTCATGCTAAGGAAGCTTTGAACTTGTATTCTGAGCTGAGGGCGAGAGATATTCAGCCTGATAAGTTGGCACTTTTGTCTGTTGTCAAGGCTTGTGCTTCTTTAAGTGAGGTTACTAAAGCTAAAGAGATTGGTAATGACGTTAAGCGGTTTGGTTTTCACGGTGATTTGTTTCTTGGGAATGCTTTGATTGATATGTTTGGGAAATGTAGGTACATTGATGGTGCTAAGGATGTTTTTAGCTCTTTGCAGGTTAGAGATGTGATTTCTTGGACTTCGTTGTGTTCTTGTTATTTTAATTGTGGAATGTTGAGGGAAGGTTTCCGGGTATTTCGGGAGATGGGTTCGGATGGTGTGAGAGCTAATAGTGTTTCGGTGTCTTCTGTCCTTCCTGTTTGTTCGAGGTTGAAGGATCTGAATGCTGGAAGAGAGGTTCATGGATATGTGATgaagaatggaatggaggagAATGTTTTTGTGAGTAGTGCGCTTGTGGACATGTATGCTAGTTGTTTATGTATTGATAAAGCGCGATTGGTGTTTGAGAATATGAGTCGGAGGGATATTGTATCATGGAATGTGATCTTAACAGCTTACTTTGGAAATGGAGAATTTGATAAGGCCTTTACTACGTTTAGTCGAATGAGAAACGAAGGAATCAGACTGAATTATGCTTCCTGGAATGCTATAATTGGTGGATGCGTCCAAAATGGGAGAACAGAGCAAGCACTTGAGATAGCTATTCAAATGCAAAAATCAGGATTGAAGCCGAATCATATTACAATTACTAGCGTGCTACCTGCTTGTACTCATTTAGAAAGCTTAAGGAGTGGAAAGGAGATCCATGGGTTTATGTTTAGGCACTGGTTCCTTGATGACATAACAGCAACAACTGCTCTAGTATATATGTATGCGAAGTGTGGTGAATTGCAACGTTCATGTAGAGTTTTCCAAATGATGCCAGTAAAGGATACGATTGCCTGGAACACAATTATAATGGCCAATTCGATGCATGGAAATGGGGAGGAAGCCTTGTTGTTGTTCCATAAAATGGTGAAGTTAGGTATACAAACTAATTCTGTTACTTTTACTGCTGTTCTTTGTGGATGCAGCCACTCACGGCTTGTAGATGAGGGAATCTCGACTTTCTATTCAATGAAAATTGATCACGACATCGAACCTGATTCTGAACACTATTCCTGCATGGTTGATGTTCTAAGTCGAGGTGGTCGGCTTGAAGAGGCATATCGTTTCATCCAAGAAATGCCAATAGAACCAAGTGCTGCTGCTTGGGGAGCCTTGCTTGGTGCATGCCGAATATATAAGAATGTAGATCTGGGACAAATTGCAGCGAAAAGACTTTTTGAGATCGAACCTGACAACcctggaaattttgtgttatTATCGAATATCTTTGTTGCTGCAAAGCTTTGGAGAGAGGCCGCTGAGGTCAGGAAATCTATGAGAGACAAAGGTGTCAAGAAAGTGCCAGGTTGTAGTTGGGTTCAGGTGAAAAACAAAGTGCATAACTTTGTTGTTGGTGATATCAGCAACTACGACAGTGCTGAAATCTATAGGTTTTTAGATGATATGGGTCAAAAGATGAAGTTAGCGGGGTATCTGCCTGACACTGAATTTGTTCTACAGGATCTAGATCAAGAGGAAAAGGAGGATAGTTTGTGCAATCACTGTGAGAGACTTGCTGTTGCTTATGCAATACTCAATTTGAACGGGGAGTCGTCAGTTAGGGTATTTAAGAACTTGCGAATATGTGGCGATTGCCATAATGCTATTAAATTTATTGCAAAGATTGTCGGTGTACAAATTGTTGTGAGAGATTCTTTAAGGTTTCATCATTTTAAAGATGGAACTTGTTCCTGCAAAGACTTTTGGTAA